The nucleotide window AGTTAAATCAAGTTTTTTATAATCAATTAAATAATTTTTTAAATGAATACCATGAATAGTTGTTCAAAAATCAACCGCAATGTTATTATTACCTAAAATATCTAAAAAACGAGGATATTTATCTTGGTATTTTGCACCAATTAATACATATTTTTCATATGCTAAATTATCATTGGTTTTTGTAATATAATGTCAAAAACCTTCTCAAGATCAATACTTATTAACTGAATCAGGTTTTATTTTAGTTAATTGCTCACGTTCTGTTGGATTAGAAGGACTAATTAAATTACTGTTAACCCCTTCTCGTCAAACCTCACTAACTTCTGCTGGGTTAAATAGCTGCTGAACTCCCATTCCAACAACTGAACCTTCTGCTAAAAATCCTAAGTCATAATCTCCAGGATTTCTTTTAGGGTCAATAACTTCTCCATATTTATTTAAAGGATCTAACGGAAAAGGATATTTAGATTTTTTCTTTACTCATAATATTTGAGTTTTTGTACCAGTCTCTGGATTAACTTCTGGATCATATTTTGGATTAGGTTTACCATCAATTGAAGGTACAATTAAATCATTTTGATTAGGATTTTTAGCTGGATCTCAGGCATATCATTTAGGTAATAAAGTTGGAACTAAATTAGAAATTTTATATTTTATTCGATATTTTGCTTTATTTGTTTCATCATCATGATTAACAACAATATCATAAATATTTGTGGCCTCTTTGCCTTCCATAACGCGTTGGTCCTTCATATTATAAACAAATTTGTTATTAATAACCTCAACAGGTTGACCATTTACTGTCATTCATTCAGATGAATCATTAAGTCCATCAAATTGTAAATGTGCAGTTGTATGAAATTCTAAAGTACCACCATAAGTATCACTTACTTTATCAGGTTCTAATTGTATTGGTTTATCAGGAACCATACCTTGGGTAGAATCATTTGGATTAACAATTTGTCCAGGGAAAATATTTAATCTGCCTCTTAGTGACTTCCCTCAATAATTTTCTGATAATTTTATATTAACCGGCGTTTCAAAAGTTCATATTTCTTGATTTCCAGTAGTAGAATTCCTGAATTTAAAAACAGTTGTTGCTTTACGTGTACTATTATTAAATGAAAATGGTTGAATATATGGTTTTCATTTCGAATATTCATTTCCTAATACATTTTTTATAGTTGTAGTTAATAATGTTGTTAAATCATTTCCTTTTCCAGTTGGATCATTTATATTTTTTTTGTCTTCCAAACTACCTGAATAATCAGATGTTAAACTAATTTCTTTATTTAGAGCATAATTTAAATTATTTTTTACATTTTGCAAAGAAAATGATGAATGGAATGTAATTCCTTTATAATTAAGCGAGGCTTCAGCTCCTCGAGTTTCGCCGATACCTCCCTTTTGTGTTTGTGCAACTAAAGATAAAAATACATATATATACGTTGAATCATGCCACAAATAGTAACCAGCATAAGCTGAATTACTACCATAATTTTCATAATGTGCATTAGCATTTGATAAAAACTTATTATAATTATATCTCCCAATACCACTATCCATTCGGTTTGATGAAATCACTGATGTATTAAATGTTCTATCTGTTAAAGTACTCGAATTATATCTTGAATTAGCTGAAGCATATATGCCAATCGTAAAACTAGAATAATTTTTTTTAAAAGTATTTCAATCATCAGCATATTGTCTTCAATTAAATGAAATTGTTTTTGAGCTAGGATGTGGCTCACAAGTCCCTCCATCTCAACAAACCCGTTGTGAATCATATCAAGTTTGTTTATCTTTAAAAGTTGGATATGTTGGATCAATATTATTATTGTATTGACTATTAGAAATATTGTTTAAATAATTTTTGTTTAAATTTATTGCCTTTGATGAAAAAATAGTTGAACCTAAAATTGATAACAACAATATATTTATTCAAGTCTTCATTTTTAATTATTCCTAATTTTTAATACTAGTATCTACTAAGTAAAAGTCATACACTATGTTAATAATAATATAATAACTTAACTAATAAGTCAAATTTTTTTATAAATTTCACTAATATTTTAGATTTGGTTTAAACACCCATCTAAATTCTCCATTATTATGTAAATAAAATGAGTGATTACTTGTTTTATTTACTATATTCTTCTGCATCATAATATATTTCGCCATTAATTTCTTCATAATTTAAATGTTCTTGAAAAAATATGCTAGTATCACTAAGGATTCTTTGGTATTCACTATTATTTTAACATATCTATTAAACCATAAAAAATAATTATTTTTTATAATTATACTTAAGTATAATTTGGCGAGTATTTTCCGAGCCAATTGACTTTGAAATTACTTCTGGAAATTTTAAAACATTACTATGAACTAATTTTCGTTGTTCTTTATTCATAACAGGTAACAATTGCTCTTTTTTTGATGATAAAACTCTATTAACAACACTTTGCACAGCTTCCATTAACATTAATTTATCATAATTAAAAATAATAATAAATTTAAAATCATTTTGAAATTTACGACTAACATATGTATGCAATAATGTTTCTAGAATAAAAACAAAATCAAAAATATTAATATTTATTTTGAAACCTTTAATATTTAATGTAATTAAAAATTGTTTATTAGAATATGAAAAAGACATCTCATAATCTTTCGTTAATAAGATATCGTTGATAATACTGTCTAAATGTTCTTTACAAAAAGAAATAATATCATTAATTTCAAAAAAGGTCACTTCTAGTCGCTGAAAAAATCATTTTGTTGATAATTCAGTTTTATAAAAAAAGTTTTTACTTGAATTATTTAAAAATTCTCTAAATTTTTTTTGCGACTTAAATTTTTTTATGAAAATCATTAATCTTTATTTTTTTTCTTATTATGTAAAGAAAATTTAGATTTTTTAGGTTTTGATTTAACCGGATTATAAGAAATTTTATCGGCATTATTTGTTTTTATTTGTTTTGTTTTTGTAATCTCAATATTTTCAACATTATTATTAGTTGTTTTTAAATGTGGCTTTCGAACAAATAAATGCTTAATTTTTTGTCCAAATGGTTCTCTGTTTTTATTTTTTTTACTTCGTTTCTTAACTCGTAAAAAATGAAATCCTAATGTTTGTAAAATTTGAATAAAGGCTGAGAAAATCCAATAAATAGCAACCCCAGACGCGATTGAAATTGTAACTACGAAGAAGACAACAATCATTACTCCTTGCATAATAAATTGCCGTTTACGTGCTTTTTTCTGTTCCTTTGTAATAACTCTTGTTTTACGAAGGTTTAAAATAGTTGGTAAAATCATTGAAAGAATTTGAATTGGCAAATATACAAATAATAAAGCTAAATAAACATAATTTCCACTAGTAATCATATCTCATGGCTTTTCAATTAAAGAAATTTGCCCAATTGTGGCCATTTTTAATTCTCGTGTTGCTCTAACAACAGTATACATCGCAATTAAAAACGGAATTGATAAAAAGGAAGAACCAATTGTTGATAATGGTGAAACTCCTTCTTTTCGATACAACTGCATCATTTCCATTTGTTGTTTTTGTTTTGCCGCCGGATCTTTTGAACCTTTATACTTGGCCTGAATTTCTGCTTGTTTAATTTGCATTAATTGCATTTTGTCTTGATTTAGTTGTGCTTTTCAACTAAACATTAAAGTAATTAAACGCACAATTAATGAAGTTAATAACAGTGCACCAATAATTCCTGCACCATTGTCTAATCCACCAAAACCATAAATTAAATTAACTAAAATTCAAGCAACAGGGAACACAAAACAACCATAAAACGGTGAAGATGTTTTAACAAAAGCATCAGATCATGTTCTAATTGCTAAATATGGATATTCATATAATTGTCCATTTTCAAAATGAAAAAAGTGTTCTTTCCCAACATTAGCGTATCCTAAAATAATTTCAAAGAAAACTCCTGGTTTATATACTTTTTGACCAGAAACATCTAAAATTTGGGCAGTTCCATATTTTGGAACCATCATTTGCCCACAACCTCATAACATTGATATAATTAAAAAAAGATACAAGACTAATTTTGTTCATTTCCAGGCAATTGAATATCAAGGTTTTCGTGTTTTTTTCCCATCTGAGAAAATATAATCACGATAGTTCACTATTTCGCCTCCTTTTTACATTTTGATTTGCTTTAATAAAATTTCTTTATTAATTAAATAACTATTGCTAAAATATGATTTTCGAACAATGATGATTTGATCATAACCTTCTGTTGCTGAAAAATCAAAATTTAACATACTTCGAATTTGTCTTTTTACTTTATTTCTAACAACGGCATTTCCTAATTTTTTACCGACAGATATTCCAAAACGATGATAATTAAGATCATTTCTTTTAAAATAAATAAAATAAGGGTTAGTTTTAATAAAAGAACGGTTATTTATTATTTTTTGAAATTCATAATTTTTTTTAACAATAAATTTTTTTTTCACATTTCGACACAAATAGAAAAATAAAGTATTTTATCAACCTTCTTAAGCTGATAATACTTTTCTTCCTTTCGCTCTTCTTTTACTTAAAACTTTACGGCCTGAAGCTGATTCCATTCTTGCTCGAAAACCATGTGTTCTTTTATGTTTAATTTTACTTGGTTGTCACGTTCTTTTCATTACTAGCACCTCCTTATGATATAAATTATTAAGACATCATATAAATAATATATTAATTAATAAAAAATATCAATTAAAAAAATATTTTTTTAAAAATAAAAAAATAGAGATGCTATGTTTCTTATCCCTATTTATCTTTCTACTTAAAATAATATTATTTTGTGTAATTTGGTGGTTCTTTGGTAATTGCAATATCATGGGGATGTGATTCTTTTAAACCATTATTTGAAATTTCCACAAACTGAGCTGTTTTTTGTAACATTAAAATATTTTTTGCACCACAATAACCAAAACCGCTTCGTACACCACCAATAAATTGAAATAAAATATCACTTAATTTACCTTTTAATAAAACTCGTCCTTCAACTCCTTCTGGAACTAATTTACGATTCTTATCTTGAAAATAACGATCAGCACTACCTTTTTTCATAGCAGCTAATGAACCCATTCCCATATATGTTTTATATTTTTTACCTTCAACAATCATTTCTTCACCGGGTGCTTCAAATGTTGAAGCAAAAACTGAACCCATCATTACAGCATTAGCACCAGCTGCAAGTGCTTTAACAACATCACCA belongs to Spiroplasma melliferum and includes:
- a CDS encoding putative inner membrane protein translocase component YidC, with the translated sequence MVPKYGTAQILDVSGQKVYKPGVFFEIILGYANVGKEHFFHFENGQLYEYPYLAIRTWSDAFVKTSSPFYGCFVFPVAWILVNLIYGFGGLDNGAGIIGALLLTSLIVRLITLMFSWKAQLNQDKMQLMQIKQAEIQAKYKGSKDPAAKQKQQMEMMQLYRKEGVSPLSTIGSSFLSIPFLIAMYTVVRATRELKMATIGQISLIEKPWDMITSGNYVYLALLFVYLPIQILSMILPTILNLRKTRVITKEQKKARKRQFIMQGVMIVVFFVVTISIASGVAIYWIFSAFIQILQTLGFHFLRVKKRSKKNKNREPFGQKIKHLFVRKPHLKTTNNNVENIEITKTKQIKTNNADKISYNPVKSKPKKSKFSLHNKKKNKD
- a CDS encoding putative ribonuclease P, which gives rise to MKKKFIVKKNYEFQKIINNRSFIKTNPYFIYFKRNDLNYHRFGISVGKKLGNAVVRNKVKRQIRSMLNFDFSATEGYDQIIIVRKSYFSNSYLINKEILLKQIKM